In the Acaryochloris thomasi RCC1774 genome, TACTGGATGGACCTGGCGCAAAGGAAAGGAAGATTAGATCCGTTGGACTTGTTTGTTCTCCTACATAACTTAGCCCCAGAAATTTATTGTCAGAAAAAACAACTTCTGGACCTGACACAGCATCTGCTTCTGTAAATACGGTGTTGAAAAACTCTAGGCTTAGGCTAGAGACGGGTGCAAACTCGTTACCCGTACCAGTTAGGCCAGAGTCATCAAACTCGAATGAACCTGATAGGTCTTCACCAGCTAAATTTCCTGTAAAATTGTCAACATCGAAGTTAAGGGAAACTGCGTGGGATGGCTGAATTACGATAGCTGTCATGCCTAGAGCTAGGCCAAAAGCTATGGGAAAAGTATAATTCATTACAATTGAATTCCTAATATGATGGGTTCATAGGGTTGCATATTCGCGTAACCTCGGCAGCAGTGATGTTGACTTCGGTATTCCTCAGCAAAGAAGTCCAGTAGGTGGCCATAAGGTCTGCTGGGCTAAACGTAAATTCTTCTAGCTATCTTATATTGATTTATTAATGCTGGGGAAATTACCATCGCATATCAAACTGCCAACACGCTTGTACTTGGGTATTTTAGTAATTTACTATGGCAGGTAAATAATGACCAAAATTCAATACTTGTTAAGTTGCTTATCTCAGACCTTATAGCCGCCTACAGAGAGCATTGCGGAGAGCTACTTTCGCAGCTTGCCGATTCTGTGTGTTTGTATTCATTATGATTCACCTCAAAATGGCAGCAACAACTGCATTCCCTTTGGCTTTCTGGCGGTATCGGGTATCGGCTCCGGCACTTCTGCTGTTACAGAGCAATAGCGCTGATAACTACAGCGATCGCACTGTTCTCCTTTCTTCGGTCGCCATTCATCCTCTTTCTGTAGACTAACCGCTAGTTTTTCGATGAGTCGCTTTGACTCTTTTCGGTGCTCTGGAGTGACTTCATAGGTGACTTTCTCACCCGTCCGTAGGTAGATGAGACTGAGCTTGTGGAGAGCCTGCTGATAAGCCTGTTTGAGAAGTAAATCGTAGAGGCCCAACTGAATATCTACAGCATCCGGTGGGCTAACCAATTTTGTGGTCTTATAACCTACATTCCGCAGGTTAGTGAATTCTTGTAAGCCTTTTCCAGTAAAGGCTTTGAGCTTTATCCCGAAATTCAAGAATACCTCCCTCAGAGCGTTGAGATACAGGTGGCCGATTAACCTGTATTGCTTTTCCAATCTGGCTTCTAGAGAGTCTGTGATCTGTTTTTTCAGGTGATGCAACCTGGATTGATGGAACAGAGCCGATTCTTGATAGGCCCTGTAACCCTTCTCTAGTATGGCTCCTAGAAAAGTGTACTACCTGCGGAATGTAGGTTATAATCAATCAGCTCTAATCCATCATCGACATAATCCAGACGATCGTATTGGCCCCGAATGACAAACTCGTAGTAGCCAACTCGAAAAGACCCCTTGATTGACTGCTCTACTCCAAGGGGTTTTCTCATCATCGGCATTGGCTCTACGTATCTCTCGTAGTACTCCTGCAGCATCCGCCAGCCGTCGTTTACTTGATTTGCCCAGGTCAACAGTGTGCGATTGCCAACACTGTGAGAACCACTCTAGGTTGGGGATGGGGTATGCATAGTTCCACTGCTCGTAGATATCTTTGAGTGCTGCGTGAACAGCTTTACCCAGTGCAGGAGAACCAAAGACAGACTGTTCCTTCAATCCTCGTTCATAGCGGAAGTAGTAGGACTGGGGGCAGCTTTTGTATAGCTTTAGCCGAGTTGCTGAGATGGGGTAAGCCATAGACGATTTTCGGTTCGGAGATCAGCCTAAGCACTAGATTCTGATTCAAGAATTAGTGATTCTAGTTGGTTTGTTAGCGATTCTACTTTCCTTCTTATTCTCTTGTCCTTCAGCAATTTTGGGCTAGTTGCCTTCTTGAGAATAGATCGTGCACGATCGCGCAGCACTACACTGTTATTGTTGGCGTTGTTTTTTGTGGAGGTGATGATTAGATTCTGAATCTCTTTGACCGTAAGCTTTTCATCAACTGCACTTTTGAGCAGAGCCTTACGTTCTGCCTCATTTTTAACTCTGGCGATACGGATCGCTTTGGTGTACGACAGCTTTCCTGCCTCCAGAAAAGCAATTACATCATTTGGTAGGTTGATAAGCTGAAGCTTGTTTGCTACGAATGACTTCCAGTTCAATCCCAACTCCTCAAATACTGAGATGATGAATTCTCTCTGCTTGGCAGTGATAATAACGTTATTGTCACCACCTCGATTCTCTGCATTAAATAATGAAGTGAGGGCATGAGCGACTTCATCGGTGTCCTTGTCTAAACCGACGGACAGTAACTGAATAATTCCGCGAGTACGTTCGAAAGGATTGATGTCTGAACGGGCTTCATTTTCGATAATTGCTATCTTTAGGGCTGTAAAGTCATCTACTTCATCAACTTTTACAGGGACAGTAGTAAGCCCTAGTTCTGCTGCCGCTAATCGTCTTTGCGAGCCAGCAATCAACTCAAAATGGTCTGAGGCTTCACTTGTTGGTCTTAAAAGCAGTGGTTCTTTTATCCCTACTGCTTGAATTGTTGCCTTAATTTGTTCAATTTTGATGCGGTCATAGTAGAGCCTGAGTTGGAAATCAGGTAGAAGAATTTTCTCTAATTCTATTTCAAGAGTAGGGGACTGGCTCCATGCCGGTAGCCCGTCACGATTTAGAAAGCCATCGTTGAGGACAAAATTTTCTAAGGCTTCCTCCGTATGTTTTTCTCTTTGCAACGTTAACGAACGACGCTTAGCCATTGATGATCTCCGTAATCTCTTCAAAAAGCTGACAGTACTCATTACGAGCGATTTCAATCGACGTGAGTTTTTTGACTTTCTTCACGCCTCTTTTCTTACGGCTTTTCTCTAAACGTTGGGATTCTCTCAGTGCAGTAGTTCTTTGCCCCGGAACGTCCATGATGCACGTCCGATGATAGATGACTGTATCAAGTGGAAACACATGCTGTCTTACCTTATTGTCTTCATCTGTTGCTTCAAGGGCTTCGCGTAGGAGGATAGTGCCCTCTTGCGCCCGATTGAAAAACATGACTGCTTTTGGCAATCCACCCCGGATGTCTTGAGCAACTTCAACCATCTCGATAGTGTCATCATTGCTATCCAAGTCAAGCTGGGAAGTTTGGCAGGGGATAACTACGATATCGCATCGGCTCAAGATGGCTCTTGAGACTTCCTCCATGCTGCCTGGAGCATCAACGATCACGTAATCGTACTGCTGTTTGACATTCGGAAGTTCTCTAAGAAGTGTTCTTGCATCACCCATAACAGAGCACTGAATGTCTGCGCTAATAGCAGAGAGCCATCTCGAACTGCTTCTCTGGGCATCTGCATCTACAAATCCTACGGAACCAAACTGTTCAAACCAGTCCCTAGCATGTGCAGCTGTTGTTGTCTTTCCTACACCTCCCTTCTGACTGAGAAAGGCAATGACGATCTTTTTGGTAGGTGGAGTAAACTTCTTTCGTCTGGGAGCACGAGGCTTCTCTCGTGTGGCAGTAGCCATTCAGGCACCTCAATGTAATTCTAAAACTATATAAATCCTGCCAGGATAATAACGTTATTATCAATTTTGTCAAGATATCCTGAATCTAAATGAAGCAATTTATCTTGTTGTTACTTGATCCCATCGGTCTACTGCAGGTTCTGTAGTACTTCTCATTCCACCTCGCCGAACACTCATCCAACTCCGAGATCGCCTCAATCTGCCAGAGTATGTCAGCGAAGGTCATAGGGATCTTGCTCTTGTCGCTATCGGAAAGGGTGAGCACATAATCCTTACGAATACTCAAGCTCCCTTAGGGCTTGATTCACCTCTTGTAGGTCAAAGGCTTTCGGGTCAAACTCGCTCCCAACCCATTCTTTCCGTTCCCTGTGATCACTATGTCGGGGATTTTTCAGCACCTTCAACAAATGGGCATACCCCCAGTCCCCGCCACAGTCTTCCGGTGGACAAGCCTGCTTTCCGGCCAGACACACTGGATAGGTTTTCTCAGGCTCACTTGCTAGCCTTTTTTCTACCTCGATTTCGTGCTGCCACATATCACCAAGGTTGTATAGGTAGGAGAATGAAAACAACTCATTCCCAATTAACTCCGCTAAGGTAAGAGTCTCATCCTCCTCGTCCTCATTGACCGAGAACTTGTGAAGATGGTAGCCCTCCCACCCCATCGCAGCTTGTACCACTGGATGAAGTTGGGCCAGCGTCATGACCTCTGACACTTGAAGCCGCCGCCAGACCTTAGGCTGGACTCCCAAAAGCGTAATTTTCAATTGATAGACGCTGGTTACATGGACTGCATCTAAAGAATCTTCTACAGCCGTAATTTTTGGACAGTCTAGCGGTTCCTCAGTAGAGGCCAGCTCCAGTACTTGATCCACCATCTCCCACTCACAATTCACTTTGCAATTATCCAGCTCTGCGATCATCTCCATCCGCCAGAACATATCACCAATAATTTGCGATATTTCATCCTTCTCGTGATAGGTCAGAGTTAGCAAGTACTCATTACCCCGAGGTTTCGTCTTCTGGCCTTGAACATCGCTGAACACCTGCCGCTCAATCTCCTTGCGGACCTTCGATTTTTTACGGCCTTCGACCCAGAGCTTGAAGCGCACCTGGGCCTGATGCTCAACGGCGGTGTCCCCATACCTTAAAGGCATCTGTAGCTTAAGCCCAGACTCCAGATCAACTAGTGCAGTCTCAGGAGAATTAACCTCTTCCCTCTCCTGAGACTGTATATCTGGCGATTGTCCTTCTTCAGCAACCTTCACACCAAACATTTCCGGCATACCGTAGGCCAGCTCAAGCATTTGCTCCAGCGCCTCAATGTTCTCCTGCCAAAGCTCTGCGAAAGTAATGTCCCCATCATCAAACTCCACTTGGCCCAACGGTTCCTTTCCTGTCAACTGCACCAATCCCCCCAGCAGCTTCCGCTGCTTCCTATCTAAAGACTTTGCATACACCAACTCCTTAGACTCTTCAATGGAGCGGTAATACGCCTCCACCGCAGCTTCCTGCTCCGCCCCCATCGTGTAGCGCCGAAACGATCTCTCGTCCGTGTGCCCCGTCAACCGCATCGCATGGGCCGGGTCCATGCCCTTCCGCAGCATCTCAGAAGCCCCCGTGTGCCGCAGCCGGTGGGGATGAATATCAGGAACCCCCGAGATCTCCCCAATCGCCTCCACCATCTGATAGACCCCCTGGTAGGACAATCGCTGGCCGCCCCACCCGCGATGCTGAGAGAGAAACAGAGGAAAGTCAGGCTGCAGCTCCTCTCCCTGGTCTCGCCGCCAGTCTAAATACTCCGCTACCGCCTTCTGGCCCGCAGGGCTGAGGGGCACCAAGCGAGGCTGTTTATTCTTCGATATCGGAATCGAGATCAGACGCCCATCAAACGATCCGACATTGGTGGCCACCACCTCTCCGGATCGCATCCCACTGGCCAGCAAGTGCAGCAATGCCAGATCTCTCACTTGAGTACGCCCCCGCTGGACCACCGCCGCCCACACCTTCTCCATATTCTCAGCCGAGATATCCTGTGGCATCGGCACCGGCAACCGCTCGAATTTGACCCCCTCAGTCGGGTTCTCCGGGCACAGCTCAGGATGAAACGTATTCAACCACCGAAAGAACGACTTGAGGGCCGTCAAAGCCGCATTGACGCTGCTCTTCGAGAGCGTTTTCCCCGGCTTAACCTCATGCTCCATCAAATAGGCTTTGTACTGCCCCAACTGCCGGAGCTTCAGCTCAGACCAAGCAGAGTGGGTCCAGCCCAAAAAACGCTTCAATTCACGCTCATAGAGCTTCCGAGAGTTGGCTGCTAGATTGCTCGCTCTCAGAAACTCCTGCACCACCGGCCAGCGGATATCAGCAGGGGTCTCAATTTGCCGGGGCCGTCCCTGCCGTTGCCTCGATTCGGGCCTCTCCTCCGCCACCGGGATGGCCACCACCATTACTGGGGGAATTGACTTCGGAGCGATCGCCATCTCGTTACCTCGCGGACCTTCTATAATAGTGGCATATTTCAATAATAAATATTGGGCTAATATCTTAGCTATGACTAAACTATGACGAATAAGAGATGGTAAGATGATCTGAGAATCTAAAATCTAAGCAGCGAGAGGATTCGATGCCCAAGAAGATTCGAGAGATCAAGGCTATGCTCAAGGAGGCTGGCTTCATTGTCCGGTCGGGAAAAGGGTCACACAATAACTGGAAGCATCCCCGGTTGCCCCAGGTGATCACGGTGGCTCGTAAGGATGGAGCCGATGCCCCCCGCTATCTGGAACGAAAGGTTTCTCAAGCCCTGCAGCAGTTGAAGGAGTTACCCGATGACGCAGACTAAGTATCGAATGATCATTGAATGGTCAGATGAGGATTCTTGCTTTGTGGTGTCTCTGCCGGACTTTGAGCGGGTGACGCAGCCGGTGACGGATGGCACCACCTATGAAGCGGCAGCTCGGCAAGGGCAAGAAGCGATTGAGTCCTTAGTGGATTTCTATGAAGCTGAGGGGTGGACTTTGCCCGTCCCGCAGACGTTGCAGGTGGCCTAGGACAATGGCTCGGCCCCTGGCAGAGAAATGTCGGCGGTGTGCCAAGCTGTCGGTGACTGAAGCGAAGGAGAAGGACTGCTGGGCAGGGCAAGTCTGTCATGTTCGTCGTCATGGGTACCGGAATCGCGATCGCTACAACAAGCAGAAGAAAAAGCAGTATGCCATTGCAACCGGCAAGATCATTCCAGAGATCACGGTGGCTGTACCTGCGACTCCGGCTGCGATTCTGCATCTGTATCGAGTGAGGGTGGATGCACCCCTCCATGCGATCGCCGCTGAACTGTGGATCGGGCAACAGCAGGTTGCGAAAGTTGAACCTGTGCATTGCCTGGGGTGGACAGGAATGCAAGTGAAACAGTATTCGCGGGAGGTACTGAAAGGCTTTTCAGGTCAGCTTGAGGATGTTGTGCTGGACCGCTTTGAAACAACGGTGGAGTTGAATCCAAACCAGTGCCCGATCCGTCCATGTCCTCTCCACCCTGAGTAATATTAATGAGTGTTATTCAGCTAGAACTCGATCTTTGGCAGCAGCTTGCCGTAGCTGAGGAATACCCTGAGCAGACTAACGTTGAGCAGTTGTGCTTAGGGTTAGATCTGATGCTGACTCAGGTGTCTCCTAAGCGGCAGTTAGAGATGGCTGGGGAAGCCTTTCTACAGATTGCTGAAGTCTTCAATCGTCGAGCGGATATGCTGCTCAATGATTGGAAGCAGGCTCACAGTGAGGAGGGGCCGGTGCTGGACTTGGGAGAGCTAGAGGTGCTGGTCCGTCAGTCGATGGTGTTTGATCTCGATGAATTGTTCGCTGAGCCTGAGCTTGTCACTAGGCGCACTTTCCCAAAAGAGGAAGGGGACTCTGTGGTTGCGATCGTGGAGAAAGAGGTGTTGCTTCAGGAGCTGGAGTTGCAGCAGCCGGAAGAGGTATTTGCTGTGATTGAGGAGGAAAACGTGGCGGCTTGGGTGGATGCGATCGCACAACGATTGCGGGCCAGGGGAGGTAGTGACTCTGCGATCGCACTGCAGCAGCACCTAGAGTTGTCTTGGGGACGGTTATGGCTGGGACTGCTGCTTGGTGGGTTCGAGTTGGAGAGCGATCGCTTTTACAGTCGGGAAATTGAAGTGAGCTGTGTACGTTGACAAATCTCAAAAAAATCGAAGCATTGCTCAATCCTCTGGATACATCATCTACCGAGTGCGATGGTATGACTCGCTTATGCCATACTGTTCTCTCCAGAGAGTCGATAGAACACAGTGTTTACATCGGTTCATGTCGGGTAGAAAGCCAGGAAATTCCGCTTCACTTCTGGATAGAGCTGCTGGGGGAACACAAGGGGTACATCGTTGATTATCGTTTAGGGATGTGGATGCGCGATGTTGTGATTCAGGTTCCTCACGGGATATTCAAGGCCGACACATTCCGTCACGTCAGTTACCAGGGTGAGGCAATCGACATTCCCTATTTGCCAGAGCCACTCTTTCAGATTTTGTCGATGAGCGCTCCGCTTATCCAGTGATGTGGGAGGAGATGCGATCGCACAAAGGCTAGCAGCCACCGAGAATGGTAGTGACTCTCTCGTCGCATTGCAGAAGCACCTAAAGCTATCCTGGGGGCGGCTGTGGTTGGGGCTATTGCTAGGGGGCTTTGTGTTGGAGTCGGATGGTGAGCACTTTTATGGTGGTGGGATCACTATCCGTTTCTGAATATCGCTGAAGTTGAGAGGGAAAGTTCAATACAACCAGACGCAGTAGGAGATGATCGCGTGTAGGAATCGATTGTCGTTTGTTGGCAATGCTCATCACCTAAACCTGGCATAGGCATGGTTAGGGTGCCATACCGAATTCCTTGAACAGTTCGGCACTGTATCAGATGCATTGCTTAGATGATCGCTTCAGCCACCCTGGCCAACATTGCAGATCAACAAAACTGGAAACCCGTAATCAGTTGAGGGTTCTCATCTTTCTAAATACCTGCCCGCCTTTCTCATACTTTACAAGGCCACGATTTAGCATCTATATTTCAGCCTAAAGCATACTAAGCAGGCAACACAGGTAGGGCAAATCACCACGAAATGACTTCAGCTTAATAAATATATCACTAAGAAATGTAACAGAAAGTTGCCTTAGTTAAGAATTTATGCAGATCCCTGATCCCGGTGCTAGCTTAGATGCTGATACCTAGTCAAAATCAATGTTCGCATCAAGGAGGCACCTACCTATGCTCTACATCTATCTAGTCTGAGGCTATCTCATTCAAGTATGGCCATACTTGAATGGTCTGAGCAGTCTTTCTGGTTTAGCCCTTCTTCACTTTTGTTGGGAGTTTTCCTCAAGCTCATCTCAAGTCAATTGCCCATTGTCTCTTAGCCGTAACGTCCCATGCGTAATCCTGGGCGTATATGTACTAAAGACGATCTGAGTCCAAGATTTTTTTAATTTAAGTTTTTTAATCCTGATAGACCTGTTGTTTTCCGTCTGATGGGAGTGTGTGCTGTTGCCTATGTTGATTCTATGGCAGGGATGACAGCTTGATAATCCATTGGACTTTGTGGGAGGAGAAGCATGAAACTGATTGGAAAAACAGCTCTGGTGACGGGCGCTTCCCGTGGGATTGGTCGGGAGATTGCCCTGGAGTTAGCCCGTGAAGGAATTGCTCGCCTAGTCTTGGTCGCCCGTGATCGGCAGCGATTAGCAGCGGTGGCTGAGGAAATTAAACAGATGGGCGTAGAGGCCA is a window encoding:
- a CDS encoding type II toxin-antitoxin system HicA family toxin, encoding MPKKIREIKAMLKEAGFIVRSGKGSHNNWKHPRLPQVITVARKDGADAPRYLERKVSQALQQLKELPDDAD
- a CDS encoding type II toxin-antitoxin system HicB family antitoxin, with amino-acid sequence MTQTKYRMIIEWSDEDSCFVVSLPDFERVTQPVTDGTTYEAAARQGQEAIESLVDFYEAEGWTLPVPQTLQVA
- a CDS encoding ParB/RepB/Spo0J family partition protein produces the protein MAKRRSLTLQREKHTEEALENFVLNDGFLNRDGLPAWSQSPTLEIELEKILLPDFQLRLYYDRIKIEQIKATIQAVGIKEPLLLRPTSEASDHFELIAGSQRRLAAAELGLTTVPVKVDEVDDFTALKIAIIENEARSDINPFERTRGIIQLLSVGLDKDTDEVAHALTSLFNAENRGGDNNVIITAKQREFIISVFEELGLNWKSFVANKLQLINLPNDVIAFLEAGKLSYTKAIRIARVKNEAERKALLKSAVDEKLTVKEIQNLIITSTKNNANNNSVVLRDRARSILKKATSPKLLKDKRIRRKVESLTNQLESLILESESSA
- a CDS encoding PEP-CTERM sorting domain-containing protein (PEP-CTERM proteins occur, often in large numbers, in the proteomes of bacteria that also encode an exosortase, a predicted intramembrane cysteine proteinase. The presence of a PEP-CTERM domain at a protein's C-terminus predicts cleavage within the sorting domain, followed by covalent anchoring to some some component of the (usually Gram-negative) cell surface. Many PEP-CTERM proteins exhibit an unusual sequence composition that includes large numbers of potential glycosylation sites. Expression of one such protein has been shown restore the ability of a bacterium to form floc, a type of biofilm.), whose amino-acid sequence is MNYTFPIAFGLALGMTAIVIQPSHAVSLNFDVDNFTGNLAGEDLSGSFEFDDSGLTGTGNEFAPVSSLSLEFFNTVFTEADAVSGPEVVFSDNKFLGLSYVGEQTSPTDLIFLSFAPGPSSIDGSQFTYSTLSVGDGTGDVRYSEVPEPNGVLGSTAVLGLMLLLRKKLRQ
- a CDS encoding PD-(D/E)XK nuclease family protein, which produces MAYPISATRLKLYKSCPQSYYFRYERGLKEQSVFGSPALGKAVHAALKDIYEQWNYAYPIPNLEWFSQCWQSHTVDLGKSSKRRLADAAGVLREIRRANADDEKTPWSRAVNQGVFSSWLLRVCHSGPIRSSGLCR
- a CDS encoding IS1096 element passenger TnpR family protein, with translation MAIAPKSIPPVMVVAIPVAEERPESRQRQGRPRQIETPADIRWPVVQEFLRASNLAANSRKLYERELKRFLGWTHSAWSELKLRQLGQYKAYLMEHEVKPGKTLSKSSVNAALTALKSFFRWLNTFHPELCPENPTEGVKFERLPVPMPQDISAENMEKVWAAVVQRGRTQVRDLALLHLLASGMRSGEVVATNVGSFDGRLISIPISKNKQPRLVPLSPAGQKAVAEYLDWRRDQGEELQPDFPLFLSQHRGWGGQRLSYQGVYQMVEAIGEISGVPDIHPHRLRHTGASEMLRKGMDPAHAMRLTGHTDERSFRRYTMGAEQEAAVEAYYRSIEESKELVYAKSLDRKQRKLLGGLVQLTGKEPLGQVEFDDGDITFAELWQENIEALEQMLELAYGMPEMFGVKVAEEGQSPDIQSQEREEVNSPETALVDLESGLKLQMPLRYGDTAVEHQAQVRFKLWVEGRKKSKVRKEIERQVFSDVQGQKTKPRGNEYLLTLTYHEKDEISQIIGDMFWRMEMIAELDNCKVNCEWEMVDQVLELASTEEPLDCPKITAVEDSLDAVHVTSVYQLKITLLGVQPKVWRRLQVSEVMTLAQLHPVVQAAMGWEGYHLHKFSVNEDEEDETLTLAELIGNELFSFSYLYNLGDMWQHEIEVEKRLASEPEKTYPVCLAGKQACPPEDCGGDWGYAHLLKVLKNPRHSDHRERKEWVGSEFDPKAFDLQEVNQALRELEYS
- a CDS encoding PD-(D/E)XK nuclease family protein, which codes for MHHLKKQITDSLEARLEKQYRLIGHLYLNALREVFLNFGIKLKAFTGKGLQEFTNLRNVGYKTTKLVSPPDAVDIQLGLYDLLLKQAYQQALHKLSLIYLRTGEKVTYEVTPEHRKESKRLIEKLAVSLQKEDEWRPKKGEQCDRCSYQRYCSVTAEVPEPIPDTARKPKGMQLLLPF
- a CDS encoding ParA family protein; amino-acid sequence: MATATREKPRAPRRKKFTPPTKKIVIAFLSQKGGVGKTTTAAHARDWFEQFGSVGFVDADAQRSSSRWLSAISADIQCSVMGDARTLLRELPNVKQQYDYVIVDAPGSMEEVSRAILSRCDIVVIPCQTSQLDLDSNDDTIEMVEVAQDIRGGLPKAVMFFNRAQEGTILLREALEATDEDNKVRQHVFPLDTVIYHRTCIMDVPGQRTTALRESQRLEKSRKKRGVKKVKKLTSIEIARNEYCQLFEEITEIING